A region from the Drosophila ananassae strain 14024-0371.13 chromosome 2L, ASM1763931v2, whole genome shotgun sequence genome encodes:
- the LOC116656032 gene encoding spaetzle-processing enzyme-like isoform X1 produces MSLKDIGESHTAMLSNTQCGLDKSKGPWAQDTILVCCPTAANKLPNGDSSCGYIPKKKRIVGGTPTAYKEFPWMALVQYESISEFTVSTRYYCGAALINSRYVLTAAHCVQGGSEESDVSSIVRVRLGEWDTTDCPDQLYKKSDCMRSHLDIMVEKAIIHPDFRKEDRKFVHDIALLRLHLPVSFTKAISPICLKTSYTMSNEMNTAFVGSDMIIAGWGKTETSLSSSKLLKTYIEGMPLYSCSKHYGSMNKNYICAGSNNGSDSCKGDSGSPLMSNPQFGTRIYLLGITSYGAEKCGSRDFPGLYTRVAPYYNWIKTNLRL; encoded by the exons ATGTCCCTTAAAGATATCGGTGAATCTCACACAGCTATGCTGAGTAACACACAGTGCGGATTGGATAAAAGCAAAGGACCTTGGGCGCAGGATACGATTTTAGTTTGCTGCCCAACTGCCGCAAACAAGCTTCCTAATGGGGACTCTTCATGTGGATATATTCCAAAGAAGAAACGCATCGTTGGTGGAACACCAACCGCTTATAAGGAATTTCCCTGGATGGCTCTGGTCCAGTACGAGAGTATTTCGGAATTCACAGTGTCCACTCGTTATTATTGCGGGGCAGCTTTAATTAATTCTCGATACGTCCTCACCGCTGCCCACTGCGTCCAGGGAGGGAGCGAGGAATCGGATGTCTCTAGTATCGTTCGAGTGCGTCTGGGCGAATGGGACACAACCGATTGTCCTGACCAATTGTACAAAAAAAGTGATTGCATGCGCTCTCACCTCGATATTATGGTGGAAAAGGCGATTATACATCCTGACTTCCGTAAGGAAGACAGGAAGTTCGTCCACGACATAGCCCTGTTGCGACTTCACCTGCCAGTGAG CTTTACGAAAGCTATCAGTCCCATTTGTTTGAAAACATCCTATACTATGTCGAATGAAATGAACACTGCATTTGTGGGCTCAGATATGATAATAGCTGGCTGGGGTAAGACGGAAACTTCCCTATCAAGTTCTAAACTCCTGAAAACTTATATTGAGGGAATGCCATTGTATAGCTGCTCAAAACATTACGGGAGcatgaataaaaattatatatgtgCTGGCAGTAACAACGGATCTGATTCCTGTAAGGGAGACTCCGGTAGCCCATTGATGAGCAACCCCCAGTTCGGCACTAGGATCTATTTACTTGGGATCACTTCTTATGGTGCAGAAAAATGTGGATCTCGCGATTTCCCAGGATTGTACACAAGAGTAGCGCCATATTATAATTGGATTAAAACAAATCTGAGGCTATAA
- the LOC6502685 gene encoding putative gustatory receptor 92a encodes MLSFYIYKYIMWTLDRLDWLDQVQNYKSLLLSIWSFLGLMGMKIFHGSKVIKLVNRYLRIFHRVRTLPVEKKIGFGNSRDFFLILLTLCCLCHEFVFYSETLLYNHTFVDIIDWFCYVYVVTVNHIMMRIHFFWYLSVGVLYSDLNEYARSEVKNLSFPRGNQRKTLRRLKECLKMYEEIASITSTFQDIFNFHLFLTLVQIFFYVSVYSYDMIQFLNFHDIWRWGFFLKIIMDFLLLSVAIHGAVNQFKGIRDLHFEMCGFGGCQEWQKMLENEEETV; translated from the exons ATGCTCTCTTTCTACATCTACAAATACATTATGTGGACTCTGGATAGACTCGATTGGCTGGACCAGGTGCAAAATTATAAAAGCCTACTGCTTTCCATCTGGAGCTTTTTGGGACTGATGGGAATGAAAATCTTTCATGGATCAAAGGTGATAAAATTGGTCAACAGATATCTGCGCATTTTCCATCGAGTTAGAACTCTGCCCGTGGAGAAGAAAATTGGATTTGGAAATAGTAGAGACTTTTTTCTGATTCTTTTGACACTGTGCTGCCTATGCCACGAGTTTGTCTTCTATTCGGAAACATTACTATATAATCATACGTTTGTGGATATTATAGATTGGTTCTGCTATGTCTACGTGGTCACTGTCAATCACATCATGATGCGGATTCATTTTTTCTGGTACCTCAGTGTGGGAGTTTTATATTCTGACCTAAACGAATACGCCCGCAGCGAGGTAAAGAACTTAAGTTTTCCTCGAGGAAACCAAAGAAAAACTCTACGCCGATTAAAGGAGTGTCTCAAAATGTACGAGGAAATTGCTTCCATCACCAGCACTTTCCAGGATATATTCAATTTTCATCTTTTCTTGACTCTGGTGCAGATATTTTTCTACGTCTCAGTTTACTCCTACGACATGatacaatttttgaattttcatGACATCTGGAGGTGGggattttttctaaaaattataATGGATTTTCTTCTATTAAGTGTGGCTATCCATGGAGCCGTAAATCAATTCAAGGGTATTCGCGATCTCCATTTTGAAATGTGTGGCTTTGGCGGATGCCAGGAATGGCAAAAAATG TTGGAAAATGAAGAGGAAACTGTTTAG
- the LOC6499049 gene encoding spaetzle-processing enzyme, whose product MVTDHKLLPLALLLLGTLQAGLDAAQISFGSCRPQEGEETGQCVHIASCPYLANILRTAGTTPAQRTLLKNSQCGLDNRKNNRPVVERILVCCPQSKRAGNTAIQATPDDEGQLPGNVLPGDDTCGFLFADRIIGGQNTSLWEFPWMVMLQYKKLQSDFLSFNCGGSLINSRYVLTAGHCLASRKLDESKSTLHSIRLGEWDTRVSPDCVKLKNGQMICAPMHIDIGVEKTILHDKYVPNSVDQRNDIALVRLKQSVTYNDYVRPICLPTSDQVRSNLFTGYSMDAAGWGLTENNLLSPIKLKISVDVWNLTSCQEKYSIFKIQLNETQMCAGGEHRVDTCGGDSGGPLMVTLNSGPRDIYYAAGVTSFGPESCGFKGWPGVYTRTGPYIDWIQQNLEA is encoded by the exons ATGGTGACGGATCACAAACTGCTACCGCTGGCACTGCTACTGCTCGGCACTTTGCAAGCTGGACTAG ATGCGGCGCAAATCAGCTTCGGCAGCTGCAGGCCCCAGGAGGGCGAGGAGACTGGCCAGTGCGTCCACATAGCCAGCTGCCCCTACTTGGCCAATATCCTGCGAACGGCAGGGACCACGCCCGCCCAGCGTACTCTCCTCAAGAACAGCCAGTGTGGCCTCGACAACCGAAAGAATAACCGTCCTGTCGTGGAAAGGATTCTGGTCTGCTGTCCCCAAAGCAAACGTGCCGGCAACACCGCAATTCAAGCTACTCCGGACGATGAAGGACAGCTGCCGGGCAACGTTCTACCCGGAGATGATACCTGCGGGTTTTTGTTCGCCGATCGTATCATTGGTGGGCAAAACACAAGTCTCTGGGAATTCCCCTGGATGGTGATGCTGCAGTATAAAAAAC TTCAATCGGACTTTCTTAGTTTCAACTGCGGAGGCTCCTTGATCAACTCCCGCTACGTTCTGACCGCCGGACACTGCCTGGCCAGCCGGAAACTGGATGAATCGAAGTCCACTTTGCACAGCATTCGTCTGGGGGAGTGGGATACGCGAGTTAGTCCAGATTGCGTCAAGCTGAAGAACGGCCAGATGATCTGCGCCCCCATGCACATAGACATCGGAGTGGAGAAGACCATTCTCCACGACAAGTATGTGCCCAACTCGGTGGACCAAAGGAACGACATTGCTCTGGTGCGCCTCAAGCAGAGTGTGAC GTACAACGACTATGTGCGACCCATTTGCTTGCCCACCAGTGACCAGGTGCGTAGTAATCTCTTCACAGGCTACTCCATGGATGCAGCCGGCTGGGGGCTGACGGAGAACAATCTGCTCAGTCCCATCAAGCTGAAGATCAGTGTGGATGTGTGGAACCTGACAAGCTGCCAGGAAAAGTACAGCATTTTCAAGATTCAGCTGAACGAGACCCAGATGTGCGCCGGTGGCGAGCATCGTGTGGACACCTGTGGGGGAGACTCTGGCGGACCGCTAATGGTGACACTGAACTCCGGACCCAGGGATATCTATTATGCAGCTGGTGTCACCTCGTTCGGTCCCGAATCATGTGGCTTTAAGGGATGGCCCGGAGTTTATACGCGCACCGGGCCCTATATCGATTGGATACAGCAGAACTTGGAggcataa
- the LOC6499047 gene encoding eukaryotic translation initiation factor 3 subunit D-1, with the protein MSETINTASQFPTFEKPTVQFNEKGWGPCELPDTFKDVPYQPFSKNDRLGKICDWTSTSNNDKKYQNKYASTFGTGNQYSYYHEEDETTFHLVDTARVQKPPHQRGRFRNMRNSRSGRGRNARGGINTHGMTTLSGKNVKARDPRRGMGKKFGNRGPPPKMRESSVAVRADWASIEEMDFPRLIKLSLPNIKEGVDIVTCGTLEYYDKTYDRINVKNEKPLQKIDRIVHTVTTTDDPVIRRLSKTIGNVFATDAILATIMCSTRSNYSWDIVIEKVGEKIFMDKRDHTEFDLLTVNETSVEPPTDDDSSCNSPRNLAIEATFINHNFSQQVLKTGDQEAKFKFQESNPFISEDEDIQVASVGYRYKKWELGSDIVLVARCEHDGVLQTPSGEPQFMSIKALNEWDSKLANGVEWRQKLDTQRGAVLANELRNNACKLAKWTVQAVLAGSDQLKLGYVSRINPRDHSRHVILGTQQFKPHEFATQINLSMDNAWGILRCIIDLVMKQKDGKYLIMKDPNKPIIRLYDIPDNTFDSDDSDDGEGDDGEGFQQVYNYANNGNKI; encoded by the exons ATGAGCGAGACCATAAACACCGCGTCGCAGTTTCCGACGTTCGAGAAGCCGACGGTTCAATTCAACGAAAAGGGATGGGGACCATGCGAACTGCCGGATACCTTTAAGGATGTTCCGTACCAGCCGTTCAGCAAGAACGATCGTCTAGGCAAGATCTGCGATTGGACAAGCACCTCGAACAACGACAAGAAGTACCAGA ATAAGTACGCGTCCACCTTCGGCACCGGCAATCAGTACTCGTACTACCATGAGGAGGATGAGACAACCTTCCACCTGGTGGACACCGCCCGTGTCCAGAAACCGCCGCACCAGCGCGGACGATTCCGCAACATGCGCAACTCACGCTCGGGTAGGGGCAGGAACGCCCGTGGTGGCATCAACACCCACGGCATGACAACGCTCAGTGGCAAGAACGTGAAGGCACGCGATCCCCGTCGCGGCATGGGCAAGAAATTCGGAAACCGTGGTCCGCCACCAAAGATGCGCGAATCCTCGGTTGCCGTGCGCGCCGATTGGGCCTCCATCGAGGAGATGGACTTCCCGCGATTGATAAAGCTTTCGCTGCCAAACATCAAGGAGGGCGTGGACATCGTCACTTGCGGAACGCTGGAATACTACGACAAGACCTACGATCGCATTAACGTGAAGAACGAGAAGCCGCTGCAGAAGATCGATCGCATTGTGCACACGGTGACCACCACCGACGATCCAGTGATTCGGCGCTTGTCCAAGACCATCGGCAACGTCTTTGCCACCGACGCCATCCTGGCCACCATTATGTGCTCGACGCGCTCGAACTACTCGTGGGATATTGTCATCGAGAAAGTCG GCGAAAAGATCTTCATGGACAAGCGAGACCATACGGAATTCGACCTGCTGACCGTGAATGAGACCAGCGTGGAGCCTCCAACTGATGATGATAGCTCTTGCAACTCGCCCCGCAACCTGGCCATCGAAGCAACCTTCATCAACCACAACTTCAGCCAGCAGGTGCTCAAGACCGGCGACCAAGAAGCCAAGTTCAAGTTCCAGGAGAGCAATCCCTTTATCAGTGAGGACGAGGACATCCAGGTGGCTAGTGTAGGCTACCGGTACAAGAAATGGGAGTTGGGAAGCGACATT GTTTTGGTGGCCCGTTGCGAACATGATGGAGTTCTGCAGACTCCCAGCGGCGAACCGCAGTTCATGTCTATCAAGGCGCTCAATGAATGGGACTCCAAGCTGGCTAACGGAGTGGAGTGGCGCCAGAAGTTAGACACACAACGTGGTGCTGTGTTGGCCAACGAATTGAGGAATAACGCCTGCAAGCTGGCCAAGTGGACCGTTCAGGCCGTGCTCGCTGGATCCGATCAGCTGAAACTGGGCTATGTCTCGCGTATCAACCCAAGGGATCACTCCCGTCATGTCATCCTTGGCACGCAGCAGTTCAAGCCGCACGAGTTCGCCACCCAGATCAATCTCAGCATGGACAATGCTTGGGGCATTCTGCGGTGCATTATCGATTTGGTGATGAAGCAGAAGGACGGCAAGTATCTGATAATGAAGGACCCCAACAAGCCGATCATCCGATTGTACGACATACCCGACAACACATTCGACTCTGATGATTCAGACGATGGCGAGGGTGACGACGGCGAAGGGTTCCAGCAGGTCTACAACTACGCGAACAACGGCAACAAGATTTAG
- the LOC6501519 gene encoding outer dense fiber protein 3-B has translation MTAVRPLGPGPGAYLLPPTYGYDKHDNRKQRMPQYSFGMRTKMVGSELGPGPGAYKVDKLTRYGPSKGLEYSMSPRTDIPDKTVGPGPGAHDVHLKPFFTGVNAPAYSMGLRTDINFKKEGPGPIYKYEMNSVRPRMPAYSMGLQTKILDKTNSPGPAAYGPGDINVKLNRAPQYSMAPRTDMKGENVGPGPNYYDLMYYRPGKSGPGYSFGVRHSQFAPPMIVRCDNM, from the exons ATGACGGCGGTGCGACCTTTGG GACCTGGACCTGGCGCGTATTTGCTGCCGCCCACCTATGGTTATGACAAGCATGACAACCGAAAGCAGCGTATGCCCCAGTACTCCTTCGGGATGCGGACCAAAATGGTCGGGAGTGAGCTGGGTCCCGGTCCCGGTGCCTACAAGGTCGACAAGTTGACGCGGTATGGGCCCAGCAAGGGTCTGGAGTACTCGATGTCGCCAAGAACGGACATACCTG ACAAGACAGTTGGTCCTGGTCCAGGCGCCCACGATGTCCATCTGAAACCATTCTTTACGGGAGTCAATGCCCCGGCCTACTCTATGGGCCTAAGAACGGATATCAACTTCAAGAAAGAAGGACCTGGACCCATTTATAAGTACGAAATGAATTCGGTCCGCCCAAGGATGCCGGCCTACAGCAT GGGTCTACAAACCAAAATCCTTGACAAGACCAACTCCCCTGGACCCGCCGCTTATGGTCCTGGCGACATCAACGTGAAACTGAATCGTGCCCCACAGTACTCTATGGCCCCGCGCACGGACATGAAGGGAGAGAATGTCGGACCCGGTCCGAACTACTACGACCTGATGTACTACCGACCCGGAAAGAGTGGACCAGGCTACTCCTTCGGTGTAAGACACTCACAGTTCGCCCCGCCCATGATAGTTAGATGTGATAACATGTAA
- the LOC6501520 gene encoding (E3-independent) E2 ubiquitin-conjugating enzyme, which produces MSSQVVGAALGGAPEDRLSSEDEGPQEQQQQQQQKETEKEMVPVEMPMVVTVTATEEPEPDPEPVVTVPVKDPRPTNTARRTGGGQVPSKSQSGNNECQFFFEDEVFRIDRRGRVHFGVITETAESYSSDEDEEVDEVLSKGEVRVAFYPDGKEMVHTEQSIGLADRTLMPGDVVRRRLPGQKDLIGQAGYVRDVNVRADVKVLGSKFVIKNVPAERLRPISEWTRDVPVCLGTWIGTTINVDECAVLKSVNGARLEISSNDFHKFKDAVSPCAREVFNPNVYYPGNVVVGRLPPQDRLKNLTPDIPLPANRKARAVYTVESIRTTSVNVAWTCRAISQLDNGTDIDPLKQPKTTIKGEDLDSVKRLNIYESYMLQIHDRFYLKYSKCDTLVKHMDWEDEQAEKYITIFHRQHRMGKINKSPSASSTGASSSSNARNLPKFRRLGTKLSGMKLPRPATDPESNSNASVKLSHSQSASKIRSGGNDETWESGDDEEEEEEVPETLEPAVGPEKVSAGADVTESPSAASTAAAGTPQAPRMPMRYAKPRRHMKKKIRSVKKLIASPFAKKEMDPKDGDEIVVETLVVYSSVTVVWQDGTVETGIHSTQLYPIHHLDNHEFFPGDFVNKANENSTGATDYGVIQCVHHDERIAMVKWFNIYSKADNPVPTCRESEELSVYDLKDHSDYQYRPGTMVIRVSNFTGEDVNSTAGQVIDNYPDGRVRVWWAKGHITMSYPQDLFEINHTDQEQDAYDSDLSEDSWETQSDNSRINMSLTSLDSEEHILKGVDLAKEAMKRLERNYRALPVCRKAEVLNDLVSVYKNCVFLDGLINTNFFHEDHFQGIVRRKRSKKEAQCADCAICGQAARSGAVSPEASVQILTDVTTALVGHSNQTPTKRKSSTEVDEVQCKKTPDDAVNEDYEEEDEEEEEDSLSELKLTESEAKLSREELISKLHSEFSEMFKEAQESINKAFEIHMKNDSGVHSRGENAGEESNECKSKSLNDISVELIARRDADVCEVFCFLMKEQMAKCRKLIIETFNKAKHEKNEEEAESEAEEALEADTSAKAENEAMDQPLNLNGLSESLPTIASPIACSSPSSLPLDPETPPVVDNCFQVLPSAPAAHHFIGNSITPANKSQYQRAVQREYRMLQASLPPGVIVRAYEDRMDLMSVMMVGPKRTPYQNALFFFDFQMGREYPKNPPVCHYISYCTERLNPNLYEEGKVCVSLLGTWSGRDTEVWSSASTMLQVLVSIQGLILVDEPYYNEAGYEKQRGTQLGNENSRVYNEMAIIKIAHSTVKQLKNPPLIFRNELIEHFKEFGAELHGRMQAWSEYSLQAQCQRITCIKDMPEDYKAPCDMPEFPLLPCSRGFCIAVKGVLAQLQNELTALGAGPAVKGERGGNEAATGAGTAPRAAPEEV; this is translated from the exons ATGTCAAGTCAAGTGGTGGGTGCTGCCCTGGGTGGCGCCCCAGAAGACCGGCTGTCCTCCGAGGACGAAGGTCCAcaggagcaacaacaacaacaacaacagaaagaAACCGAAAAGGAGATGGTGCCCGTGGAAATGCCGATGGTGGTGACTGTTACGGCCACCGAGGAGCCAGAACCGGATCCAGAGCCAGTGGTGACGGTGCCGGTGAAGGACCCTCGCCCAACGAACACCGCCCGTCGTACTGGTGGCGGTCAGGTCCCGTCCAAGAGCCAATCTGGTAACAACGAGTGCCAGTTCTTCTTCGAGGACGAGGTCTTTCGCATCGATCGCCGTGGACGAGTCCATTTCGGGGTCATAACCGAGACGGCCGAGTCCTATTCCTccgacgaggacgaggaggtgGACGAGGTTCTGTCCAAGGGCGAGGTGCGCGTGGCCTTCTACCCCGATGGCAAGGAGATGGTGCACACGGAACAGTCG ATTGGCCTTGCCGATAGAACTCTGATGCCAGGGGATGTCGTGAGGCGACGCCTGCCAGGACAAAAGGATCTCATCGGCCAAGCCGGTTATGTTCGGGATGTTAACGTTCGCGCCGATGTCAAGGTTTTGGGCTCCAAGTTCGTCATTAAGAACGTTCCTGCTGAGCGGCTTCGCCCCATCTCCGAGTGGACCAGGGATGTGCCAGTGTGCCTGGGCACCTGGATAGGCACTACCATCAATGTCGATGAGTGCGCCGTCCTGAA ATCTGTTAATGGTGCTCGCCTGGAAATCAGCTCAAACGACTTCCACAAGTTCAAGGATGCAGTGTCGCCGTGTGCTCGCGAAGTCTTCAATCCGAATGTCTACTATCCGGGCAATGTTGTGGTGGGTCGCCTTCCGCCACAGGATCGCCTGAAGAACCTGACCCCAGATATTCCCTTGCCAGCCAATCGAAAAGCACGTGCTGTG TACACTGTGGAATCTATCCGCACCACGTCCGTCAATGTGGCCTGGACCTGTCGCGCCATTTCCCAGCTGGATAATGGCACGGATATTGATCCCCTCAAGCAGCCCAAGACCACCATCAAGGGCGAGGACCTGGACAGCGTAAAGCGCCTTAATATTTACGAATCCTACATGCTGCAAATTCACGATCGATTCTACCTCAAATATTCAAAATGTGATACATTAGTTAAACACATGGACTGGGAAGATGAGCAAG CGGAGAAATACATAACTATTTTCCACCGCCAACATAGGATGGGTAAGATCAACAAGAGCCCCTCGGCTAGCAGTACGGGAGCCTCGAGCAGCTCGAATGCCCGCAACTTGCCAAAGTTCCGCCGCTTGGGGACAAAGCTCAGCGGCATGAAGTTGCCCCGCCCTGCCACCGATCCAGAGTCCAATTCCAATGCGTCAGTAAAGCTGAGTCACTCGCAATCTGCGTCGAAAATTCGTTCGGGTGGTAATGACGAGACCTGGGAATCTGGTGAcgatgaggaggaggaagaggaagTTCCGGAAACATTGGAACCTGCAGTGGGTCCCGAAAAAGTATCGGCTGGAGCCGATGTAACAGAATCTCCGTCGGCTGCCTCCACGGCTGCCGCTGGCACGCCGCAAGCTCCAAGAATGCCCATGCGGTATGCCAAGCCAAGGCGTCACATGAAGAAGAAAATTCGCAGCGTAAAAAAGCTCATAGCTTCGCCATTCGCTAAGAAGGAGATGGACCCCAAGGACGGCGATGAGATTGTGGTGGAGACCTTGGTCGTTTACAGTTCAGTCACGGTGGTGTGGCAGGATGGCACTGTGGAGACGGGCATACACTCCACCCAGCTGTACCCCATTCATCACCTCGATAACCACGAATTTTTCCCCGGCGACTTTGTGAACAAAGCCAACGAAAACAGCACTGGAGCCACCGACTACGGAGTGATCCAATGCGTACACCACGACGAACGCATTGCCATGGTCAAGTGGTTTAATATTTACTCGAAAGCGGATAATCCTGT ACCCACATGCCGAGAGTCGGAGGAACTAAGCGTCTATGACTTGAAGGATCACTCTGACTACCAATACCGTCCCGGCACTATGGTGATTCGGGTGTCGAACTTCACGGGGGAAGATGTCAACTCAACTGCTGGCCAGGTGATTGACAACTATCCCGATGGCCGGGTTCGTGTTTGGTGGGCAAAGGGTCACATCACGATGAGCTATCCGCAGGATCTTTTCGAGATAAACCACACCGATCAGGAGCAAGACGCGTACGACTCGGACCTCTCGGAGGACTCGTGGGAGACTCAGTCGGACAACAGTCGCATCAACATGAGCCTGACGTCGCTGGACAGCGAGGAGCACATTCTAAAGGGCGTTGACCTGGCCAAGGAGGCAATGAAGCGTCTGGAGAGGAACTACCGCGCCTTGCCCGTTTGCCGCAAGGCGGAGGTGCTCAACGACCTGGTGTCTGTGTACAAGAATTGTGTATTCCTGGACGGGCTGATCaacaccaacttcttccacGAAGACCACTTTCAGGGCATTGTCCGACGGAAACGTTCCAAAAAAGAGGCCCAGTGTGCCGACTGTGCAATCTGTGGCCAAGCAGCCAGGTCAGGGGCTGTGTCGCCCGAAGCTTCTGTCCAGATCCTGACGGATGTCACAACTGCTCTCGTTGGCCACTCCAACCAGACGCCTACAAAGCGGAAATCTTCTACCGAGGTGGATGAAGTCCAGTGCAAAAAGACCCCTGACGATGCCGTCAACGAGGACtatgaggaggaggacgaagaggaggaggaggactctCTGTCGGAACTTAAACTTACCGAGAGCGAAGCGAAGCTCAGCCGCGAGGAACTCATATCCAAGCTGCACAGTGAGTTCTCCGAAATGTTCAAAGAGGCCCAGGAGAGCATCAACAAGGCGTTCGAAATACACATGAAG AACGATTCTGGTGTCCACTCGCGCGGAGAAAACGCTGGCGAGGAAAGCAACGAATGCAAGAGTAAATCTCTGAACGACATCAGTGTCGAACTGATTGCCAGACGGGACGCCGACGTGTGCGAAGTGTTCTGCTTCCTGATGAAGGAGCAGATGGCCAAGTGCCGCAAGCTCATCATCGAGACGTTCAACAAGGCGAAGCACGAAAAAAacgaggaggaggcggagaGCGAAGCGGAAGAAGCCCTAGAGGCTGATACCTCTGCGAAGGCCGAGAATGAGGCCATGGACCAGCCCCTCAACCTCAACGGCCTGTCTGAATCCCTGCCAACAATCGCCAGCCCCATTGCCTGTTCGTCGCCATCATCCCTACCGCTAGACCCAGAAACGCCGCCGGTGGTTGACAATTGCTTTCAAGTGCTGCCAAGCGCTCCGGCGGCCCATCACTTTATTGGAAATTCCATAACGCCGGCCAACAAGTCACAGTACCAGAGGGCGGTGCAGCGCGAGTACCGGATGCTGCAAGCCTCACTGCCGCCCGGGGTCATCGTGCGAGCCTATGAGGATCGCATGGACCTCATGTCGGTCATGATGGTTGGCCCCAAGCGTACTCCCTACCAGAACGCCCTATTCTTCTTTGACTTCCAAATGGGACGGGAATACCCGAAGAACCCGCCCGTGTGCCACTACATCAGCTACTGCACGGAGCGACTCAATCCGAACCTGTACGAGGAGGGCAAGGTGTGCGTCTCGCTGCTGGGCACCTGGTCAGGTCGCGACACCGAAGTGTGGTCCTCTGCCAGCACCATGCTGCAGGTTCTCGTCTCCATACAGGGTCTCATACTGGTCGATGAGCCCTACTACAACGAGGCTGGCTACGAGAAACAACGAG GCACACAATTGGGTAATGAAAACTCTCGTGTGTACAACGAGATGGCCATCATTAAGATTGCCCATTCGACGGTCAAGCAGCTGAAGAATCCACCTCTGATTTTCCGCAACGAGCTGATTGAGCACTTCAAGGAGTTTGGAGCAGAGTTGCATGGTCGCATGCAGGCCTGGTCGGAGTACTCGCTGCAGGCACAATGTCAGCGCATAACCTGCATCAAGG ACATGCCCGAGGACTATAAGGCGCCATGTGACATGCCAGAGTTCCCCCTGTTGCCCTGCAGCCGTGGCTTTTGCATTGCGGTCAAGGGTGTTTTGGCTCAACTTCAAAACGAGCTGACCGCCCTGGGGGCTGGTCCGGCGGTCAAGGGAGAACGTGGTGGCAATGAAGCCGCAACGGGAGCCGGAACTGCACCGCGTGCTGCCCCCGAGGAGGTCTAA
- the LOC116656032 gene encoding spaetzle-processing enzyme-like isoform X2, with product MSLKDIGESHTAMLSNTQCGLDKSKGPWAQDTILVCCPTAANKLPNGDSSCGYIPKKKRIVGGTPTAYKEFPWMALVQYESISEFTVSTRYYCGAALINSRYVLTAAHCVQGGSEESDVSSIVRVRLGEWDTTDCPDQLYKKSDCMRSHLDIMVEKAIIHPDFRKEDRKFVHDIALLRLHLPVR from the coding sequence ATGTCCCTTAAAGATATCGGTGAATCTCACACAGCTATGCTGAGTAACACACAGTGCGGATTGGATAAAAGCAAAGGACCTTGGGCGCAGGATACGATTTTAGTTTGCTGCCCAACTGCCGCAAACAAGCTTCCTAATGGGGACTCTTCATGTGGATATATTCCAAAGAAGAAACGCATCGTTGGTGGAACACCAACCGCTTATAAGGAATTTCCCTGGATGGCTCTGGTCCAGTACGAGAGTATTTCGGAATTCACAGTGTCCACTCGTTATTATTGCGGGGCAGCTTTAATTAATTCTCGATACGTCCTCACCGCTGCCCACTGCGTCCAGGGAGGGAGCGAGGAATCGGATGTCTCTAGTATCGTTCGAGTGCGTCTGGGCGAATGGGACACAACCGATTGTCCTGACCAATTGTACAAAAAAAGTGATTGCATGCGCTCTCACCTCGATATTATGGTGGAAAAGGCGATTATACATCCTGACTTCCGTAAGGAAGACAGGAAGTTCGTCCACGACATAGCCCTGTTGCGACTTCACCTGCCAGTGAGGTGA